The following proteins come from a genomic window of Sorghum bicolor cultivar BTx623 chromosome 3, Sorghum_bicolor_NCBIv3, whole genome shotgun sequence:
- the LOC8063144 gene encoding gibberellin 20 oxidase 2 isoform X1 translates to MVSQERQEPALPLPSNSSSAKRAAASMDASSPAPPLLLRAPTPSPSIDLPAAAGKAAAVFDLRREPKIPAPFLWPHEEARPTSAAELEVPVVDVGVLRNGDRAGLRRAAAQVASACATHGFFQVCGHGVDAALGRAALDGASDFFRLPLADKQRARRVPGTVSGYTSAHADRFASKLPWKETLSFGFHDGAASPVVVDYFTGTLGQDFEPMGRVYQRYCEKMKELSLTIMELLELSLGVERGYYREFFEDSRSIMRCNYYPPCPEPERTLGTGPHCDPTALTILLQDDVGGLEVLVDGEWRPVRPVPGAMVINIGDTFMALSNGRYKSCLHRAVVNQRQERRSLAFFLCPREDRVVRPPASSATPRQYPDFTWADLMRFTQRHYRADTRTLDAFTRWLSHGPVPAQEAAAPCT, encoded by the exons ATGGTGTCCCAAGAACGGCAAGAGCCAGCACTGCCTCTGcctagcaacagcagcagcgccAAGCGAGCAGCCGCGTCCATGGACGCCAGCAGCCCGGCCCCGCCGCTCCTCCTCCGCGCCCCCACTCCCAGTCCCAGCATTGACCTCCCCGCTGCCGCTGGCAAGGCCGCGGCCGTGTTCGACCTGCGGCGGGAGCCCAAGATCCCGGCGCCATTCCTGTGGCCGCACGAGGAGGCGCGCCCGACCTCGGCCGCGGAGCTGGAGGTTCCGGTGGTGGACGTGGGCGTGCTGCGCAATGGCGACCGCGCGGGGCTGCGGCGCGCCGCGGCGCAGGTGGCCTCGGCGTGCGCGACGCACGGGTTCTTCCAGGTGTGCGGGCACGGCGTGGACGCGGCCCTGGGGCGCGCCGCGCTGGACGGCGCCAGCGACTTCTTCCGGCTGCCGCTGGCCGACAAGCAGCGCGCCCGGCGCGTCCCCGGCACCGTGTCCGGGTACACGAGCGCGCACGCCGACCGGTTCGCGTCCAAGCTCCCCTGGAAGGAGACCCTGTCCTTCGGCTTCCACGACGGCGCCGCGTCGCCCGTCGTCGTGGACTACTTCACCGGCACCCTCGGCCAAGATTTCGAGCCAATGGG GCGGGTGTACCAGAGGTACTGCGAGAAGATGAAGGAGCTGTCGCTGACGATCATGGAGCTGCTGGAGCTGAGCCTGGGCGTGGAGCGCGGCTACTACCGGGAGTTCTTCGAGGACAGCCGCTCCATCATGCGGTGCAACTACTACCCGCCGTGCCCGGAGCCGGAGCGCACGCTGGGCACGGGCCCGCACTGCGACCCTACGGCGCTGACCATCCTCCTGCAGGACGACGTCGGCGGGCTGGAGGTGCTGGTGGACGGCGAGTGGCGCCCCGTCCGGCCCGTCCCAGGCGCCATGGTCATCAACATCGGCGACACCTTCATG GCGCTGTCGAACGGGCGGTACAAGAGCTGCCTGCACCGCGCGGTGGTGAACCAGCGGCAGGAGCGGCGGTCGCTGGCCTTCTTCCTGTGCCCGCGCGAGGACCGGGTGGTGCGGCCGCCGGCCAGCAGCGCCACGCCGCGGCAGTACCCGGACTTCACCTGGGCCGACCTCATGCGCTTCACGCAGCGCCACTACCGCGCCGACACCCGCACGCTGGACGCCTTCACCCGCTGGCTCTCCCACGGCCCAGTCCCAGCCCAGGAGGCGGCGGCTCCCTGCAcctag
- the LOC8063145 gene encoding probable methyltransferase PMT26 has protein sequence MAFGRGGKMDGRRPSSTSSSFCTTTTVVVFVALCLVGAWMMTSSTVFPLEISSNKKPVVKQQPAPVNFGASQDNAGEGSEKFEDTDNNDATMPEEPNNKDATMEEKFTEKPEEKPEEKEPEVPTEKAETKDMFDDANGKSEGRSDDMKNDGDGEKSGEKKDDEITNESGDEKPDGESKDDQEEKPEGDATQEEQPQIEEKVEENGEKDQSSNSNEVFPDGAQSELLKESNTQNGSFPTQAAESKNEKEVQASSKSSGDATSYSWKLCNSSASTDYIPCLDNEKAIKKLRTTKHYEHRERHCPEEPPTCLVPLPEGYKRPIEWPRSRDKVWYSNVPHTRLAEYKGHQNWVKVSGDYLLFPGGGTQFKNGALHYIDTIQQALPDIAWGKRSRVILDVGCGVASFGGYMFDRDVLTMSFAPKDEHEAQVQFALERGIPAISAVMGTKRLPYPSRVFDVIHCARCRVPWHIEGGMLLLELNRLLRPGGYFVWSATPVYQKLPEDVEIWNAMSTLTKSMCWKMVNKTKDKLNQVGMVIFQKPMDNICYEKRSENNPPLCKESDDADAAWNVPLEACMHKLPVGSKVRGSKWPEFWPQRLEKTPFWIDGSKVGVYGKPANEDFEADNAHWKRVVSKSYVNGMGIDWSKVRNVMDMRAVYGGFAAALRDQKVWVMNIVPIDSPDTLPIIYERGLFGMYHDWCESLSTYPRTYDLLHADHLFSKLTKRCKLMAVFAEVDRVLRPQGKLIVRDTADTINELESMAKSLQWEVRMTYTKGNEGLLCVEKSMWRPKELDAST, from the exons ATGGCATTTGGCCGAGGTGGGAAGATGGACGGCCGCCGGCCGTcctcgacgtcgtcgtcgttcTGCACGACCACCACGGTCGTCGTCTTTGTGGCGCTCTGCCTGGTCGGCGCGTGGATGATGACCTCGTCCACTGTCTTCCCGCTGGAGATCTCCTCGAATAAGAAGCCGGTGGTGAAGCAGCAGCCTGCGCCTGTCAATTTTGGGGCCTCACAGGACAATGCTGGTGAAGGTTCTGAGAAATTTGAGGACACCGACAACAATGATGCCACGATGCCGGAGGAGCCGAATAACAAGGATGCCACGATGGAAGAGAAGTTCACTGAGAAGCCAGAGGAGAAGCCTGAAGAGAAGGAGCCGGAAGTGCCGACAGAGAAAGCTGAGACCAAGGATATGTTTGATGATGCAAATGGAAAATCAGAAGGGCGGTCAGATGACATGAAGAACGATGGTGACGGGGAGAAGAGTGGGGAGAAGAAAGATGATGAAATCACAAATGAGAGTGGTGATGAAAAACCTGATGGAGAGAGCAAGGATGATCAAGAAGAGAAGCCTGAAGGTGATGCCACTCAGGAGGAGCAACCTCAGATAGAAGAGAAGGTGGAAGAAAATGGAGAGAAGGATCAGAGCTCAAACTCCAACGAGGTATTTCCTGATGGGGCCCAATCAGAGCTTCTGAAGGAGTCAAATACCCAGAATGGTTCATTCCCCACACAGGCTGCAGAGTCCAAGAATGAAAAGGAAGTCCAAGCGTCATCAAAGTCTTCAGGTGATGCGACTAGCTATTCCTGGAAACTATGTAATAGCAGTGCCTCGACAGATTACATACCTTGCCTTGACAACGAGAAGGCTATCAAGAAGCTTCGAACTACTAAACATTATGAACATCGTGAGAGGCATTGCCCTGAGGAGCCTCCTACCTGCCTTGTTCCACTCCCAGAAGGATATAAACGCCCAATTGAGTGGCCAAGGAGCAGGGACAAG GTATGGTACAGCAATGTTCCTCACACTAGGCTCGCAGAGTACAAGGGACATCAAAATTGGGTTAAAGTATCAGGTGACTACCTCCTGTTCCCTGGGGGTGGGACTCAGTTCAAGAATGGTGCCCTCCACTATATTGATACTATTCAGCAG GCACTGCCTGATATTGCATGGGGCAAACGAAGCCGCGTCATTCTAGATGTCGGTTGTGGAGTTGCCAGCTTTGGAGGCTACATGTTTGATAGAGATGTGCTTACCATGTCTTTTGCTCCGAAAGATGAGCATGAAGCTCAAGTACAATTTGCATTAGAAAGGGGAATTCCAGCAATATCAGCTGTGATGGGCACCAAGAGACTTCCATACCCCAGCAGAGTCTTTGATGTCATTCATTGCGCTCGCTGCAGGGTCCCTTGGCACATTGAAG GTGGCATGCTTTTGCTGGAATTGAACCGCTTGTTACGCCCTGGTGGTTACTTTGTCTGGTCTGCCACTCCTGTTTACCAAAAGCTCCCAGAGGATGTTGAGATTTGGAATG CGATGTCCACTTTGACAAAGTCCATGTGCTGGAAGATGGTCAACAAGACTAAGGATAAGTTAAATCAAGTTGGTATGGTCATATTTCAGAAACCAATGGACAACATTTGCTATGAGAAAAGATCCGAAAACAACCCACCATTGTGCAAGGAATCTGATGATGCAGATGCAGCTTG GAATGTACCTTTGGAAGCATGCATGCACAAACTGCCTGTTGGCTCGAAAGTTCGAGGGTCAAAATGGCCAGAGTTTTGGCCACAAAGGCTTGAGAAGACTCCTTTCTGGATTGATGGTTCCAAGGTTGGGGTCTATGGAAAGcctgcaaatgaagatttcgaGGCAGATAATGCTCACTGGAAAAGGGTTGTAAGTAAATCGTATGTGAATGGCATGGGAATTGACTGGTCCAAAGTGAGAAATGTAATGGACATGAGAGCTGTGTATGGAGG TTTTGCTGCAGCTCTGAGGGACCAAAAGGTCTGGGTCATGAATATTGTGCCGATTGATTCACCAGACACACTGCCCATCATTTACGAGCGTGGTTTGTTTGGTATGTACCATGACTGGTGCGAGTCTTTGAGCACTTACCCAAGAACTTATGACCTTCTGCACGCGGACCATCTATTCTCAAAGCTCACAAAGAG ATGCAAATTGATGGCAGTTTTTGCCGAGGTTGATCGTGTACTGAGGCCCCAAGGCAAACTGATTGTGAGGGACACTGCGGACACAATAAACGAACTGGAAAGCATGGCCAAGTCCCTGCAGTGGGAGGTGCGAATGACCTACACCAAGGGCAACGAGGGCTTGCTTTGCGTCGAGAAGTCGATGTGGCGGCCCAAGGAACTCGATGCAAGCACGTGA
- the LOC8063144 gene encoding gibberellin 20 oxidase 2 isoform X3: MVSQERQEPALPLPSNSSSAKRAAASMDASSPAPPLLLRAPTPSPSIDLPAAAGKAAAVFDLRREPKIPAPFLWPHEEARPTSAAELEVPVVDVGVLRNGDRAGLRRAAAQVASACATHGFFQVCGHGVDAALGRAALDGASDFFRLPLADKQRARRVPGTVSGYTSAHADRFASKLPWKETLSFGFHDGAASPVVVDYFTGTLGQDFEPMGRVYQRYCEKMKELSLTIMELLELSLGVERGYYREFFEDSRSIMRCNYYPPCPEPERTLGTGPHCDPTALTILLQDDVGGLEVLVDGEWRPVRPVPGAMVINIGDTFMSELNKAQM; this comes from the exons ATGGTGTCCCAAGAACGGCAAGAGCCAGCACTGCCTCTGcctagcaacagcagcagcgccAAGCGAGCAGCCGCGTCCATGGACGCCAGCAGCCCGGCCCCGCCGCTCCTCCTCCGCGCCCCCACTCCCAGTCCCAGCATTGACCTCCCCGCTGCCGCTGGCAAGGCCGCGGCCGTGTTCGACCTGCGGCGGGAGCCCAAGATCCCGGCGCCATTCCTGTGGCCGCACGAGGAGGCGCGCCCGACCTCGGCCGCGGAGCTGGAGGTTCCGGTGGTGGACGTGGGCGTGCTGCGCAATGGCGACCGCGCGGGGCTGCGGCGCGCCGCGGCGCAGGTGGCCTCGGCGTGCGCGACGCACGGGTTCTTCCAGGTGTGCGGGCACGGCGTGGACGCGGCCCTGGGGCGCGCCGCGCTGGACGGCGCCAGCGACTTCTTCCGGCTGCCGCTGGCCGACAAGCAGCGCGCCCGGCGCGTCCCCGGCACCGTGTCCGGGTACACGAGCGCGCACGCCGACCGGTTCGCGTCCAAGCTCCCCTGGAAGGAGACCCTGTCCTTCGGCTTCCACGACGGCGCCGCGTCGCCCGTCGTCGTGGACTACTTCACCGGCACCCTCGGCCAAGATTTCGAGCCAATGGG GCGGGTGTACCAGAGGTACTGCGAGAAGATGAAGGAGCTGTCGCTGACGATCATGGAGCTGCTGGAGCTGAGCCTGGGCGTGGAGCGCGGCTACTACCGGGAGTTCTTCGAGGACAGCCGCTCCATCATGCGGTGCAACTACTACCCGCCGTGCCCGGAGCCGGAGCGCACGCTGGGCACGGGCCCGCACTGCGACCCTACGGCGCTGACCATCCTCCTGCAGGACGACGTCGGCGGGCTGGAGGTGCTGGTGGACGGCGAGTGGCGCCCCGTCCGGCCCGTCCCAGGCGCCATGGTCATCAACATCGGCGACACCTTCATG
- the LOC8063144 gene encoding gibberellin 20 oxidase 2 isoform X2, protein MVSQERQEPALPLPSNSSSAKRAAASMDASSPAPPLLLRAPTPSPSIDLPAAAGKAAAVFDLRREPKIPAPFLWPHEEARPTSAAELEVPVVDVGVLRNGDRAGLRRAAAQVASACATHGFFQVCGHGVDAALGRAALDGASDFFRLPLADKQRARRVPGTVSGYTSAHADRFASKLPWKETLSFGFHDGAASPVVVDYFTGTLGQDFEPMGRVYQRYCEKMKELSLTIMELLELSLGVERGYYREFFEDSRSIMRCNYYPPCPEPERTLGTGPHCDPTALTILLQDDVGGLEVLVDGEWRPVRPVPGAMVINIGDTFMIMDINIGPLHLRKYTANYFHLWTWDDGRGR, encoded by the exons ATGGTGTCCCAAGAACGGCAAGAGCCAGCACTGCCTCTGcctagcaacagcagcagcgccAAGCGAGCAGCCGCGTCCATGGACGCCAGCAGCCCGGCCCCGCCGCTCCTCCTCCGCGCCCCCACTCCCAGTCCCAGCATTGACCTCCCCGCTGCCGCTGGCAAGGCCGCGGCCGTGTTCGACCTGCGGCGGGAGCCCAAGATCCCGGCGCCATTCCTGTGGCCGCACGAGGAGGCGCGCCCGACCTCGGCCGCGGAGCTGGAGGTTCCGGTGGTGGACGTGGGCGTGCTGCGCAATGGCGACCGCGCGGGGCTGCGGCGCGCCGCGGCGCAGGTGGCCTCGGCGTGCGCGACGCACGGGTTCTTCCAGGTGTGCGGGCACGGCGTGGACGCGGCCCTGGGGCGCGCCGCGCTGGACGGCGCCAGCGACTTCTTCCGGCTGCCGCTGGCCGACAAGCAGCGCGCCCGGCGCGTCCCCGGCACCGTGTCCGGGTACACGAGCGCGCACGCCGACCGGTTCGCGTCCAAGCTCCCCTGGAAGGAGACCCTGTCCTTCGGCTTCCACGACGGCGCCGCGTCGCCCGTCGTCGTGGACTACTTCACCGGCACCCTCGGCCAAGATTTCGAGCCAATGGG GCGGGTGTACCAGAGGTACTGCGAGAAGATGAAGGAGCTGTCGCTGACGATCATGGAGCTGCTGGAGCTGAGCCTGGGCGTGGAGCGCGGCTACTACCGGGAGTTCTTCGAGGACAGCCGCTCCATCATGCGGTGCAACTACTACCCGCCGTGCCCGGAGCCGGAGCGCACGCTGGGCACGGGCCCGCACTGCGACCCTACGGCGCTGACCATCCTCCTGCAGGACGACGTCGGCGGGCTGGAGGTGCTGGTGGACGGCGAGTGGCGCCCCGTCCGGCCCGTCCCAGGCGCCATGGTCATCAACATCGGCGACACCTTCATG ataatggatataaATATCGGGCCTCTACATCTGAGGAAGTACACAGCCAATTATTTTCATCTCTGGACATGGGACGATGGAAGAGGCAGATAG